The Benincasa hispida cultivar B227 unplaced genomic scaffold, ASM972705v1 Contig32, whole genome shotgun sequence genome includes the window GTGGTTTTAACTTGTTGAATCATAAGTTGCTTTTAGGCTCAACATGAAGAAGTTCATTCCGCATCCAAATTTCAAACACTTATTTTGAGCACTTAGAtggttattttaatataatgaaGAGCTATGGAAGATTAAATGATTGATACCCAGCCAATGGAAATGTGGTTTTTGTTAGGAAAAACCTCCTCCTCCTACTACatgaataaacaaaaaatgaatgagaaattaaaacaaaataataaaattaggaAACACAAGAATTTATGTGGAGAACTCTAAATCTTGGAGAAAAATCACGGCCAACCGAAAAGAAATCTACTATGTGATAGGTTGAGGCTTTTGTACTACTTGCACTCTTCAATTCCACTCTCAAACTAAAGAATATAAGAGAAAATGTAACTAGAGTTAGAGCTTAAAGTGCTTCTAACTAGGACAAAGTATTAGACTCCTTTTATAGTGCTTGAAGGTTAGATTCTATCATTTTCTTGAACCTTTCTAATATTTGGCAACTACTCTTTTAATATTTTGccacaatttttattttttattttttatgctaATGGAGGATTTGTGACCTATAAGTCTCTAGGGTGATAGTCTCAAAATGCTTTTGGATTATGATTGAATCATGAATAGCTAAGTTCAGTTAACCCCATGGGTTGACCATGGTGGATGTCTTGGAGTGGGAATTCAGTTAAAGGAGTGATCCTGAAGTAGAGGACTGAGATGTTTTGGACGGTAAGGTGATTCTTGTAGTAATTTTCTTATGTTCACTTCAATTTCCTAGATAgggaattttaataaattaaaatctttgTGGTCTCCCAAAGTGGGAATAAGACCATAAGCATGATAGAAGAAGTTGACTTTATGATTCTCTGATTAGAAGAAAGAACTAACTTTAAGCTTAGAAATCAAAATAAGGCTTCAACTAATTGTTTGTTTCATTGTTTCACTGCCAATCACCATGAGTTTACTTAGTGTCAATGAGTATCATTTAAATAAAGGTCTTAGAGGAAATATGTTCAAGTCATGGTGGTCACCTacctaaaatttaatattctatGAGTTTTATTCAGCTAAACCGAACACTAACATGtataagaaggaaaaagaaaaagagatatgGCTATATGGCTATTTCCAAGGAACATGTCATCAATTCTTTTAATAGGCTATCTACACGATGttgttcccaatttttttctctcttcattacCATCTCTGTTTGGTTGGTTGAATTCAAAGCTCGCGTGTTTTTACAAAAGGGAAGGGAAAACATGTAGGAGTTGTAATTGTTCAAATCAGCCAGAGACCTAATATTTGTTTGCAAGAGAAATACTTTCTGAATCGTACGAAGCGAAAAGAGGAACAGTGTTGGACATCTTTTTGCTTGTTTTATCTTTTGTGCAGCTAAGATATCCATTTTGTTGGTGAATGCAAGGCTTTCTCAATGttttcactctcattttcaGCTGTTTGCCTTCAGACTTGGAGGGAGCAGTCAGGCAATCTGGTGAAGCTGCTGGTTTGTTTGTGTCTTCAGGAGGATCAAGAGCAATAGTATGAAACTCTTTATGCTAATCCTTGAGAAACCTTATGCCACAAACATTATGAAAGAACTTGAAATGCTCGACACATCCAAATTGCAGCGAAATCTCCATTGTAGCATTTTGGTGTAAATTTAGATTCTTCCTATGTGAAACAGAGAGAAAGAAATGGTTATGATTTAATTTCCATGTTTCTTCTTGTACCCATATTCACCTCTATACCAAGTAGTACAAAATCTGTCTGGCTAAAAGCTGGTTGGACTTTGAAAAGCCTTTTTCTTGCTCACCATTTCcgaatttattttcttcttttcccttttctttaacCGGGGTATCGAGGTCCAGTTGCCACTATTCTCCGAAAAGGCCTACCCATTGTAAGGCCGATCTGGAGAGATTTCCTGACTCCCTTGATCCCCAACGACTAAGTTTGAAACCAAATTCatttgtttctctctctctctctttattcTTGCATATTCTTTTCAGGTTGAGCTCCTTATCCCTCAGCTACAGTTTCTGGATGATGAAGGTGCTCAGGCTGAACTTTGGGAACTGTCAAGAGTTTTCTTGGAGTCGCTCATTGAGGAAACAAAATGTGAGGTAAGTAGGATATGGAAATATCACTCCAGGCTCTGTTTACAGTTTACTAATCAAGGATTGAATTTGAAGAACAGTTGGAATATATTATACCATGGACTGTATTAGATTACTATTAATCTTATTTCGTgacaataaaattaaatatgatgTGAGACCGCACAACAGAAGTAACCAAAGAAAACAGTGGAGTTTTGAAGTTCTTAGGATGTTTGTTACGagttaatttattataaatatctaAGTAATCCAAATTTAATTGCTAGAAAGTTAAAGCTGTGTTTCCAGATGCTGGAGCCGCTGCGCTTCTAGAATATCGATGGAAAGATGCTTCCTTCAAaatttccaggtaagttccatATGACATACGATTCCAgtaatttttataagtttttatcAGAAAAACCTTGAAAATACCATCACCAACACCGTTGATATCGGTTGAAGGAGAACTTGAGACTAACGCAAAATATATCTGTCACACATTGGATAGAATCTTTATCTATCATAGTTTTGTTCTAGCCACCATTTAAGTGAACTTGTTTACAATATGTTCCACATAAATTGTGTACTCTAAGAAGTTGAGCTAAAGTGGGCTTGCACAATCAGattctatattttctttttcggCCTGAATACAATTATAACGTAATGACATCTGGTTGTCATTCTCAGCTTAAGCGACCGAAAACCTGTAGATAGTGTGGATGAGATAGTTGTTATGGTTGTTCCTGATTACCAGATGTTGGAAAATGTGGAGAAAATTGCGGCTGCCCTCTCGGATGATCCGGTAAAAATCTGAATTGTTCTATTTGCTGTTGAAATAGTCTCTTCCAAAATTTTCTCATCATTGATACTCAATGCCCAAAATTGGAGATCTGCAATCATGATGAAACCACATAACTTCAAATTAATATGCGTTAGGTTATCTTTATTGAGTTAACACACACTAACATAACAAGAAAAGGAAGTCTATTATTTCCGAAAGTGTTGTAGATCAATCAGATCATTTACATATATCTGGACCTTGACAGTTTTCACTTGTATACTGAATCAAATGGACTGGTTCCTTCTTCCTATTGATGACAGCCAAGGCCTCTTATTATGTGGAATCCTCGTCTCATCAGCGAAGATGTAGGGGTTGGATTTAATGTTCGAAAATTGAGAAGATACTTTTTAAGGTAAATTTCAAAACTCTCACTATATCTAGAATACATTTCATCTACGCCTAGGTCTGAGTAGACATCAACAATATGAAAAATACAAGTCCAGGTTATTTTACTTGGGAAACAGTTGCTTACAAAAAAACGACCGTCATAGCTCAGTAAAGTGTTCTAATATGAAGTAAATGCCTAACCTCATACATAGTAGTTGTCAAGGAGAGATGAAGTCTCGTTTATAAGAGCCTCTAAACTTTGTAACTGGTCATTTAAATTCAGGTAAGGAATTGTGCAACTCAACCCTCTATTTTGTTCTTTTTCGTGCAGCACGTTTACAACAGTCTACTCCATGAGGCCTTTGCCATCTGGTGCTGTATTTAGAGCTTATCCTGGGTAAGGAGATTAAAACATCTTACAAGATTCTTTAAATCATCTACTCACTGTGCTAAGTTGATTGTTTCCTTTATTTGACTGGTGCGCTCACTGGCCTTCTCAAGGCTCTAGAGAATGAAGAAAAACCTGTTCCAGTTATATAGGAACAACCCAGGTGGTCCAGACTACTTTTTAGTTGTATGACCTGAAGGAATTTAAGAATATAATCAAATACTATGCTCTATCTTACATGCAATGCAAGTAAGGGAACCATCAATgtgaaataattatcaaactcAAAGACCAGGCCACTAAATGTAGCATCCTACTGCAAATACCTATGGTTGAATTTTCTCCAgccactttcttcttcttcttctaccttTTTTGgggttttttctttctttctttctttctttttttttttttttcctccaagATGTGATTGACCTCTTTGCAATCTGTGACCAGGTTATGGAAAGTGTTCTATGATGACAAAGATAGGCCTGGCAGATATTTGCTAGCCAAAGAATTAATAAGCCGTCCAGATGCTGGAGACCTCGAGGTCAGTTACCTGAGAAATTAGCATATGTTAATTGTGGAGCTTTCACATTGTCTACTAATGATATTACTAATCTGCTTCCACTTTACCTCACATTATATGATCAGAAGTAAATATATAGATTGTTTAGGTAACTTAATTGTGGAGCTTTCACAATTTCAATCTTATAGTGATTCTCAAATCGAGAAGAGATTAGTTTGGTCACTAATGTAAGTACAAGAATCTTGTGCAGATAATATTTGGAAATGTAGCAGAGTCAGACCAGGACCCGTCATTTTTGGACAAAGCAGCTGGAGTTCTCTCTTCATTAACCCGATTCATGAAGGCAATTTCAAAATAAGCAGAGCAAGTTTCCTCGATATGTTTACAATTCATGGGTCCttgtatattatgaactccaaATGCGATCTATTCTGTCTTTAATGAGTTACCTTAACTCTAATCACTAGTTCCAGAAACCAAAGAAGAGGCTAGTTCCTTGATAGATGAGTTCTTTaccaaaaagtaaaaaataatagaTAAAAATAGTTGAGGTTAACTAGATAATCAAGCTACAAGCATAGGCTACCAGTTTACTGCTACGGATGTTCTCAACAAATTTTCATACATTGATAAGTGAATCATATGCAGACTAGAATACTAGAATAACAAATCCAAATTTGAAGAGAAGTATCTTTAactttgtattaaaaattaaagcaaatatcaatttatatccttaAAATTTTGATAGTCATATATCGCCATTTTCACTTGACGGCTcaaaatcatttaattaaaattattattctccaaaataaaaaatatcactCAAGTAGCAAGAAAAGTTATTATGTAATTTCTTCtaaataaatagagaaaaattaatgtaaatagaTGAAAAACTTATACTACTCATTTGATTCTAGCATTTTTCTGTAGTTTATACTAATCCGTTTAAAGAAGTCTTATACATCCACAAAAAgtaatgattttaaaatgaaattctaagGAATGGTCTAAATTCATTCACTTATTGGAATTTAAATGGATATAATTGTCAGTTTAGGGTTTTCATTGATCCAACCTCTAAAGTTGAaagaatataaattgattttacCCTAAactaataagtgaaaatccagAGGCTGTACTTTAATAGATGAACGTATAGAAATCACCTTTGTCACCTATAATGTGGCATTCTCTCATTAACTTTGATGCTCAAGATGGTGTACGACACAAATATTGAGGATATTTCTGATTTCTACACTTGTAGAGGCAAACCACGTTGTTGATGTATTTCGTCAACTGCGCTTGCTTCATGCCAGCACTCGACTGTAAGTCAAGTTTCAATACCAATCTACTTGTTCTGATGAAGCCTTCGGCTCCCTCTTTGGCTTTTTGTATCGATTATTCTCGAATTTTGATTTCACTATAAGAGAATATAGTAAATCTGCCTCTGCGGAATTATCATAAGGCACATCCAAGGCACTACACGAACAAGGATAAACTACAGTTACCAAAAagttaaaggagaaaaaggggGCACAAACTATGATCTTTCTTCGTATAAATAATAAGTGGCTGTCTTCAAACATGAATcaactaatattttctatactCCAAACATCTAAGTTGGAAAATTGTTCTACCTGTCAATTAGCTCTTCCAGAATGATCCTTTGCAAAGGTGTTACATAATGTATACAGCTTCTGGGGCATTGGCCAACTGCAATCTGAACCTGATAATCCTCACCATGTCCTAATTACAGGTAATAAATTGAGATATCATCGTTAGGTTGATACACATCTCATAAGCCTTTTGGTTTGCacccaaatttgaaattatagttGCGTTATCACTCGGAACAAACCTTGAGACGTGGCCCGGGCTGTCCCGGTGGAAGAAGCAAAAGTGAAGACATGGGGAGCTCTATCTACACAAGAATATGGGCAGCCTGCATATTATTATGACAACACATGTGAGGGGGAATAAGTGGGAAGGACATCGCTATAACACTGGAACATTCATAAGTTGGAGCAAAGATCGTACCTTCTCCAACACAAAGGAACTCATTAACAAAGACATCAAATGCTTCACATTCTGGGTTCTCAAAAGGATCTAAACATTCCCTGAGTACATATGTTCAATAGTGAAGATTTCATAAACGATGAATAATAGATATATTACCAAATAGAATGATAAAAATGAACTTGAAATCATAAAACCACGTCAAAGGCTCAAATTATCAACAATGGAATTTTAACCCCTAATATATGGAAGAATTTGAGTAAAAAGTACTAAATTGTTAGATATTACATAGCATCCTtcatttgcaaaaaaaaattcCCCTGAACCTTCCAAGCATATGGACGTTTACACAATTCATTCTATGATGTATATTGCAAGAAGCTAAGAAGTTCTATACACCCtgaaatcaaaaccaaaagcaTTACGATACCTCTCAATGAACTCTGTTCGGCTGTAACTGGATAACATCTGCATATTTTACAGAGCATAGTCATTGTTGAGTTTCATTATTGACAACAACATAGCTGACAAAACAATTAAACAAGTTGGCCCTCAAATCACAAATAGTTCCAACATCTCTTATGGTGGAACTGGAAGTCTAAAAGTTATAAGAAAGAGAATGACTAAAAATCAAACAAGTACTTTTGTGGTCCTATACTTTTGgcttttgttcattttggtcctatactttcaaaatgatgaacaaaaattgaaagtatagagattaAAATGAATCTTATATGAGTTAAAGTGAACTAAAGTCTAAATTACAagccaaaataatatttaatgacaCTTTCTCACTAATTTCTCTCTCCAAAACTTATCATTCTAAAACTTCTAGACACATTTTCTCACTGATTACGGACTGCAAGACAAATCACTCAAAGCAAATCAACAAAAACCTAGAAGTTATTTGAGGATATAAAGAAAGTTGATCGACAATCTCCTTATAAGTCAGTAAGCAGGTTAAACTGCTTCGCCTACCAGCACAGAAACAACAGAAAATAGTTCTGAATTCTACAATGTTTAGCACGAGGAGATAACAATCAAATTAAGATCTTCATAAATGATGATTACCATAATGTTCATCCTACTAAAGAAATAACATTAAGCATTGAGATAACAACACAACACAACTTTCTCCTTAGCATAGCTATTTAGCTACCTCGTACGCCTGAATTACTCGACGAATCATAGAATCCGAATCATTCCCATTTCTATTCACGTCCGGATGGAATTGCTTCACCTATACGGTCACAAATCAGAAGCCGAAATGAAAATCAATACAGAAaacaaaaattctaaaaattaacGTAAATAGCCAATCACTCCATTCCCCAATCATAATCCGAAAACTCAAATGTATCTCCAACCAGAAATCTAGACAGTACAATTCAATTCGCTTAGCAACGA containing:
- the LOC120069353 gene encoding uncharacterized protein LOC120069353; translation: MASSFPNPSFRHCSFLISNSTSSTHFPLSFPRTSLTVFPQISSTKNGSVSKIRAKFEKFQGEIPQDDVLEANPSSPLQQQLSQEVEEDDSCLPSDLEGAVRQSGEAAGLFVSSGGSRAIVELLIPQLQFLDDEGAQAELWELSRVFLESLIEETKCEKVKAVFPDAGAAALLEYRWKDASFKISSLSDRKPVDSVDEIVVMVVPDYQMLENVEKIAAALSDDPPRPLIMWNPRLISEDVGVGFNVRKLRRYFLSTFTTVYSMRPLPSGAVFRAYPGLWKVFYDDKDRPGRYLLAKELISRPDAGDLEIIFGNVAESDQDPSFLDKAAGVLSSLTRFMKAISK